In a genomic window of Zingiber officinale cultivar Zhangliang chromosome 9B, Zo_v1.1, whole genome shotgun sequence:
- the LOC122024162 gene encoding mannose-specific lectin-like, whose translation MILIKQSLCLTMSSLVMLSAAVLLGLLLPSSSAYNILYGGDTLSTGQSITHGAYTFIIQSDCNLVLYDNGRAVWSSGTYGRGRNCILSMQTDGNLVIYDGSKKAVWASNSRGSQANYILVLQRDRNVVIYGAPRWSTGTHTANSEGVVIVKSDQNDISFTPMTQDRKIAMVTNN comes from the coding sequence ATGATACTAATCAAGCAATCACTTTGCTTAACCATGTCTTCCCTTGTCATGCTCTCTGCTGCTGTCCTCCTCGGCCTCCTCCTGCCTTCTTCCAGTGCCTACAACATTCTCTATGGCGGCGACACGCTGAGCACCGGCCAATCCATCACCCATGGGGCCTATACCTTCATCATTCAGTCCGACTGCAACCTGGTCCTGTACGACAACGGCCGGGCCGTGTGGTCCTCCGGCACCTACGGCCGAGGCCGCAACTGCATCCTCAGCATGCAGACCGACGGCAACCTCGTCATCTACGACGGCAGTAAGAAGGCTGTTTGGGCGAGCAACTCACGTGGCTCGCAGGCCAACTACATCCTCGTCCTGCAGCGCGACCGCAACGTCGTCATCTACGGCGCTCCGAGGTGGTCAACCGGCACCCACACCGCCAATTCCGAAGGCGTCGTGATCGTCAAAAGCGATCAGAACGATATTAGCTTCACTCCGATGACCCAGGACAGGAAGATCGCCATGGTGACTAATAATTAA